Proteins encoded by one window of Arachis hypogaea cultivar Tifrunner chromosome 1, arahy.Tifrunner.gnm2.J5K5, whole genome shotgun sequence:
- the LOC112802905 gene encoding 14 kDa proline-rich protein DC2.15-like, whose product MASKSALLIALNILFFTVVTSNYVPCPPPPTKSHNHKPPSTKPPSQPKCPRDTLKFGVCADVLGLVNVQLGNPAKTPCCSLINGLVDLEAALCLCTALKANLLGINLNIPISLSLILNYCGKGVPNGFVCP is encoded by the coding sequence ATGGCTTCAAAGAGTGCTCTTCTCATTGCCCTCAACATTCTCTTCTTCACAGTTGTAACCTCAAACTACGTGCCATGTCCACCACCACCAACCAAAAGCCACAACCACAAACCGCCATCCACAAAGCCCCCCTCACAACCCAAATGCCCAAGAGACACGCTCAAGTTCGGCGTGTGCGCCGACGTGTTGGGTTTGGTGAACGTTCAGCTTGGAAATCCAGCAAAGACACCATGCTGCTCCCTCATTAATGGCCTCGTTGATCTTGAAGCCGCTCTTTGCCTTTGCACCGCTCTTAAAGCCAATTTGCTTGGTATCAACCTTAACATTCCAATCAGCTTGAGCTTGATTCTCAACTACTGTGGAAAAGGTGTCCCTAACGGATTCGTCTGCCCTTAA